The Amblyomma americanum isolate KBUSLIRL-KWMA chromosome 5, ASM5285725v1, whole genome shotgun sequence genome window below encodes:
- the LOC144132267 gene encoding uncharacterized protein LOC144132267 isoform X1, whose translation MSPLVVRIRADAVPLQQEPLSQQPGDGTAVAATAQHGAQQALTQSHTSPASPLQQAPMDVAESQETLAGPSQQAPMDVTESQETLPGPSQQASMDVATMLDIQPGPSQAFQLTPELPTLPTAPASVGTPRRRRPAMVNGPVKCAYF comes from the exons atgtcgccgctcgtagttcgtatacgtgcggatgccgtcccccttcag caggaacccctttcacagcagccaggcgatggcacagctgttgctgccactgctcagcatggcgcccagcaagcactaacacaaagtcacacatctccagcgtctccactgcaacag gcacctatggatgtcgctgaaagccaggagactttggcaggcccatcacaacag gcacctatggatgtcactgaaagccaggaaactttaccaggcccatcacaacag gcatctatggatgtggccacaatgctggacattcaaccagggccatctcaagcctttcaacttacacca GAACTTCCGACTTTGCCAACCGCCCCAGCCTCTGTTGGGACGCCACGAAGAAGGAGGCCAGCAATGGTAAATGGACCTGTCAAATGTGCCTATTTCTGA
- the LOC144132267 gene encoding uncharacterized protein LOC144132267 isoform X2, whose amino-acid sequence MSPLVVRIRADAVPLQEPLSQQPGDGTAVAATAQHGAQQALTQSHTSPASPLQQAPMDVAESQETLAGPSQQAPMDVTESQETLPGPSQQASMDVATMLDIQPGPSQAFQLTPELPTLPTAPASVGTPRRRRPAMVNGPVKCAYF is encoded by the exons atgtcgccgctcgtagttcgtatacgtgcggatgccgtcccccttcag gaacccctttcacagcagccaggcgatggcacagctgttgctgccactgctcagcatggcgcccagcaagcactaacacaaagtcacacatctccagcgtctccactgcaacag gcacctatggatgtcgctgaaagccaggagactttggcaggcccatcacaacag gcacctatggatgtcactgaaagccaggaaactttaccaggcccatcacaacag gcatctatggatgtggccacaatgctggacattcaaccagggccatctcaagcctttcaacttacacca GAACTTCCGACTTTGCCAACCGCCCCAGCCTCTGTTGGGACGCCACGAAGAAGGAGGCCAGCAATGGTAAATGGACCTGTCAAATGTGCCTATTTCTGA